In Dehalococcoidia bacterium, the following are encoded in one genomic region:
- a CDS encoding transposase, with product MGRSKTPSFITEFPLATNSEQKHVLNSRFEAGRQIYNACLGEVLKRRDMMLRSKIYRAARAMPHKTEEEAKARSKAFKEAREKYGFTEYSLHDYVGIIRKSWLGEHIDSLAAQKAATRAFDAANKTVIGDAEKVRFKRRGELESLEGKNNASGIRWRDGKVVWNSLELETLINVKDPVIAHGLSSPVKYVRIVRKIIRGKTRFYVQLVCEGKPYRKEKNKVARGKIGLDVGPSTIGEVNNAGAGLDLFCRELDNLQKTIGACQRKMDRQRRINNPDNYNPDGTVKKGKKKWVSSKGYLRTCAKFAELNRRQAAHRKSLHGKLINDILRRGDEIYLEKVSYKAWQRVFGRSVNCRAPGMFVSGLKRKADSGNGQVIEFPTGSTALSQRCHCGRKLKKKLSARWHSCDCGVTAQRDLYSAFLARHIKEDGNGKRYLDIGSAAAEWPAVKSLLDAAIEDVRKKYWYKAPASFGL from the coding sequence ATGGGCAGGTCCAAAACGCCGTCGTTTATCACTGAATTCCCACTGGCAACCAATTCAGAGCAAAAACACGTCCTTAACTCCCGCTTCGAAGCCGGCCGGCAAATATACAATGCCTGCCTGGGAGAAGTATTAAAGCGCCGCGACATGATGCTGCGGTCGAAAATCTACCGGGCGGCCCGGGCTATGCCCCATAAAACCGAGGAAGAAGCAAAAGCCAGGTCGAAAGCCTTCAAAGAAGCCAGGGAGAAGTATGGCTTCACCGAATACTCTTTGCATGACTATGTTGGGATAATCCGGAAATCATGGTTAGGCGAGCACATAGATTCTCTCGCCGCGCAGAAAGCAGCTACCAGGGCTTTCGACGCTGCCAATAAGACCGTCATTGGAGACGCCGAAAAAGTCCGGTTCAAACGCCGCGGTGAGCTCGAATCCCTGGAGGGCAAGAACAACGCTTCCGGCATTCGCTGGAGAGACGGCAAGGTTGTTTGGAACAGCCTGGAGCTAGAAACGTTAATTAACGTAAAAGACCCCGTTATAGCCCACGGGTTGTCCAGTCCGGTAAAATACGTCCGGATCGTCAGGAAGATTATCCGCGGAAAAACAAGATTCTACGTCCAGTTGGTTTGTGAAGGCAAGCCATACCGGAAGGAAAAAAACAAAGTCGCCAGGGGTAAAATTGGCCTGGACGTGGGACCTTCCACCATAGGGGAAGTAAACAATGCCGGCGCCGGGCTCGACCTGTTCTGCCGCGAGTTGGACAACCTCCAGAAGACGATTGGGGCGTGTCAGCGTAAGATGGACCGCCAACGCAGGATAAACAATCCGGACAACTACAACCCGGACGGCACGGTCAAAAAGGGCAAAAAGAAATGGGTCAGTTCAAAAGGCTATTTAAGAACCTGCGCCAAATTCGCCGAATTGAATCGCCGCCAGGCGGCGCATAGAAAATCGCTTCATGGAAAATTAATCAACGATATCCTGCGCCGGGGCGACGAAATCTACCTGGAGAAAGTATCATATAAAGCATGGCAAAGGGTATTTGGCCGGTCGGTCAATTGCCGCGCTCCCGGCATGTTTGTTTCCGGTTTAAAACGCAAAGCCGACTCCGGCAACGGACAGGTGATTGAGTTTCCCACTGGCAGCACCGCTCTCTCACAGAGGTGTCACTGCGGGCGGAAATTAAAAAAGAAGCTTTCCGCCCGGTGGCATAGCTGCGACTGCGGCGTGACAGCCCAGAGGGACTTGTATTCAGCTTTCCTTGCCAGACACATAAAGGAGGACGGTAACGGCAAACGCTACCTGGATATTGGTTCAGCGGCTGCAGAGTGGCCGGCAGTCAAGTCTTTGCTTGATGCCGCGATTGAAGATGTTCGTAAAAAATATTGGTATAAAGCGCCTGCAAGTTTCGGTTTGTAA
- a CDS encoding NUDIX domain-containing protein produces MPFTDFALSVVSNLAGNILTVIFLALVAFLAAVSARKLSILKNRKPYSQMIVDDPALTSYFCQHSDINTRYHTKSRFKNIIPEWHIEFLVEYYNKLTGSRSFNGPCVRLDGYTVENDCLTLELSTVGFYDLLSTNMTVFPGNVRYSGFWKYISLLSYLPGYYSVLAEYKNKIFSGKDDPEFPEIIGNNRLANVLAVSAMVMDSQGNTLIVKRTSSLAISGSIYSVASTGTVIESDLVGEKGNVLSRAAVREITEETGIIPDSVRILDIVLTKQKYQPIALARCDVADLKSALLNTAKAKDFPQEVREMYILNMSDVKTFFAVLSKAELSPASAYSLELAFRQFHNISGGEFEIMRRKRFRNIGNYKLFSEWKYRSKVITTS; encoded by the coding sequence ATGCCTTTTACTGATTTTGCTTTAAGCGTTGTTTCTAACCTGGCGGGCAATATACTTACGGTGATATTTCTTGCCCTGGTTGCTTTTCTTGCAGCCGTTTCCGCAAGAAAACTGTCTATCCTAAAAAACAGAAAACCTTACTCTCAGATGATAGTTGATGACCCCGCTTTAACATCGTATTTCTGCCAACATTCAGATATAAACACCCGCTATCACACAAAAAGCCGTTTTAAAAACATCATACCCGAATGGCACATTGAATTCCTGGTGGAATATTATAACAAGTTGACCGGCTCACGCTCCTTCAACGGCCCATGCGTGCGTCTTGACGGATATACGGTGGAAAACGATTGTCTGACGCTGGAACTATCCACCGTTGGTTTCTACGACCTGCTTTCGACTAACATGACTGTTTTCCCCGGCAATGTGCGTTACAGCGGTTTTTGGAAATACATTTCTCTTCTCTCTTACCTGCCGGGATACTACAGCGTCCTCGCCGAGTACAAGAATAAGATATTCAGTGGTAAAGATGATCCCGAGTTCCCGGAGATCATCGGCAACAACCGCCTCGCCAATGTCCTGGCGGTAAGCGCAATGGTAATGGACAGCCAGGGCAACACTTTGATTGTTAAGCGGACTTCTTCGCTTGCTATCTCAGGTAGCATCTACTCCGTTGCATCAACCGGCACGGTCATTGAAAGCGACTTGGTGGGCGAAAAGGGCAATGTTTTAAGCAGAGCCGCTGTCCGGGAAATTACAGAAGAAACCGGCATAATTCCTGATAGCGTCCGTATTCTCGATATTGTTTTAACAAAACAAAAATACCAGCCTATAGCGTTGGCAAGATGTGATGTCGCCGACCTCAAATCAGCTCTATTGAACACAGCAAAGGCAAAAGACTTTCCCCAGGAGGTCAGGGAAATGTATATTTTAAACATGTCTGACGTTAAAACGTTTTTTGCCGTGCTGTCGAAAGCCGAGTTATCACCTGCCTCCGCCTATTCTCTTGAACTGGCTTTCAGGCAGTTTCACAACATCAGCGGCGGCGAATTCGAGATCATGAGAAGAAAACGCTTCCGAAATATCGGCAACTACAAGCTCTTCTCCGAATGGAAATACCGGTCGAAGGTTATTACAACCTCGTAG
- a CDS encoding multidrug transporter produces MSYAFAAIAVLLGSFGQLCMKIGASGSSLGKALLCPYTIAGFFLYGASSLFWLRVLSELPLSTAYPMLALNFTLVLLLSVLALKEPISAVKCVGTVLIVLGVVMIGKS; encoded by the coding sequence ATAAGTTATGCGTTTGCGGCCATAGCGGTGCTCCTCGGGTCGTTCGGCCAGCTATGTATGAAAATAGGCGCTTCGGGGTCGTCTTTAGGAAAAGCGCTTCTATGTCCATACACAATTGCGGGATTTTTTCTCTACGGCGCGTCGTCCCTATTTTGGCTAAGAGTTTTATCCGAACTACCGCTTTCAACAGCTTATCCGATGCTTGCGTTAAATTTCACGCTTGTGCTGCTTTTATCGGTTCTTGCGCTTAAAGAACCCATAAGCGCAGTAAAATGCGTTGGAACAGTTTTAATCGTTTTGGGGGTGGTAATGATTGGGAAAAGTTAA
- a CDS encoding stage II sporulation protein M, which translates to MANDKILQIVDKTEHRLPARALFSYAAVFVFVFTVFLYAGYSFHREALAALSPSVNTAISMVEAVDRAGGNLPLILAGAIFAKNIVVALLVLAFGRRLFGLFPAFVLAVNAAVIGAVYGDLTASGAPWQEAVSYFAPHGVIEIPALIGACVLAVCLKGAGLKERLLRGMTYVAGPLAVAALVEVYVTPAALFAAKVLYRGS; encoded by the coding sequence GTGGCAAATGATAAGATTTTGCAGATTGTAGATAAAACAGAACATCGCTTGCCGGCGCGTGCATTGTTCAGTTACGCCGCCGTTTTTGTTTTCGTCTTTACCGTTTTTCTTTATGCGGGATACAGTTTCCACCGCGAGGCGCTCGCCGCCCTCTCGCCGTCCGTAAATACGGCTATAAGCATGGTCGAGGCGGTGGACAGGGCGGGCGGCAACCTGCCGCTTATCCTAGCGGGAGCTATATTCGCCAAAAACATTGTAGTGGCGTTGCTTGTGCTGGCGTTCGGCCGCCGGCTTTTCGGGTTGTTCCCCGCGTTCGTGCTGGCGGTCAACGCCGCGGTCATAGGAGCGGTGTACGGCGATCTGACGGCTTCCGGCGCTCCGTGGCAGGAGGCGGTATCGTATTTCGCGCCGCACGGGGTCATCGAAATACCCGCATTGATCGGGGCGTGCGTGCTGGCTGTATGCCTTAAAGGCGCAGGGCTTAAAGAAAGGCTGTTGCGCGGAATGACATACGTCGCCGGCCCGCTGGCCGTAGCGGCGCTGGTCGAGGTGTATGTAACCCCGGCGGCGCTGTTCGCGGCAAAAGTATTATATAGGGGGAGTTAA
- the tnpA gene encoding IS200/IS605 family transposase: MKQYTISYKSNNNIVYSCKYHIVFCPKYRRKVLTDGVDGLLKNIIHEFAAEHGVDIINLEIMPDHVHILCEVDPQFGIHKFVKWLKGRSSRILREEFPWLKSRLPTLWTNSYFVSSVGGAPLEVIKQYIEQQKGV, translated from the coding sequence ATGAAGCAATATACCATCTCCTACAAATCCAACAACAACATAGTCTATTCCTGTAAGTATCACATAGTATTTTGCCCGAAATACCGGCGCAAAGTTCTGACAGATGGAGTAGATGGGCTTCTAAAAAATATCATACATGAATTCGCTGCAGAGCATGGCGTGGACATAATCAACCTTGAAATCATGCCGGACCACGTACACATCCTCTGCGAAGTTGACCCGCAGTTCGGTATCCATAAGTTTGTTAAGTGGTTGAAGGGCCGCTCCTCCCGGATACTGAGGGAGGAGTTCCCCTGGCTCAAGAGCCGGCTGCCGACGTTGTGGACAAACAGTTACTTTGTCAGCTCCGTGGGCGGCGCGCCGCTGGAAGTAATTAAGCAGTACATTGAACAACAAAAGGGTGTGTAA
- a CDS encoding CpaF family protein produces the protein MSLYETRFGAATRTNPLLSEKVLDEVRAEFFVRAWRERPDIFKDGEQSAAKGLFREIIKNRAAPNHVNEALELLIRDMYGYGPINELMSNPDVTDIWIHRYDLITYEENGEVKEWQKNFLSEEHLRRTAERMAASVGRKVDEFQPIEDCRLPDGSRVVITIPQPSVRGTSVTIRKFSRLFTLEELAERKLFPENLVKMFKLFVKARLNIYAAGGMGSGKNTFLNALMLCVGPKENLVFVEDPAESKVGQPDPSRPWLPTPVVKVFEPRRANAEGVGEVPIDLIFEKALRMKPTRVLVSESRCPKTTYYTLQAMNIGHPGSMSTVHAESPEEVPQRLSDMLAAYPDGSYKDLTARAGKVAAVELIVYLSQLGGHRRITDVVEVRRAEESLPAIVPLFECDLKGFAPGEEPIGELKALGKTPGFLLHRKLKYFLTDREREELGLFFKGVV, from the coding sequence ATGTCGCTTTACGAAACAAGGTTTGGTGCAGCCACACGGACGAACCCACTCCTGTCAGAAAAAGTGTTGGACGAAGTGCGCGCTGAATTTTTTGTGCGCGCATGGAGGGAGCGCCCAGACATATTTAAGGACGGCGAACAGAGCGCGGCGAAGGGGCTGTTCAGAGAGATAATAAAAAATCGCGCCGCCCCCAACCATGTGAACGAAGCTTTGGAGTTGCTGATCAGGGATATGTATGGATACGGACCGATCAACGAACTAATGTCCAACCCGGATGTAACCGACATATGGATTCACCGCTATGACCTGATAACCTACGAAGAAAACGGGGAAGTAAAGGAATGGCAAAAAAATTTCCTGTCGGAGGAGCATCTCCGCCGGACGGCCGAGAGAATGGCTGCGTCGGTCGGCAGGAAAGTAGACGAATTCCAGCCTATCGAAGACTGCCGGTTGCCAGACGGGTCGCGCGTCGTTATCACTATCCCGCAGCCTTCAGTGCGCGGGACCAGCGTGACGATACGCAAGTTTTCCAGGTTGTTTACATTGGAAGAGCTTGCCGAGAGGAAGCTCTTCCCGGAAAATTTGGTCAAGATGTTCAAGCTTTTTGTGAAAGCTAGGCTCAATATATATGCTGCTGGAGGGATGGGCTCCGGCAAGAACACATTTTTGAACGCATTGATGCTGTGCGTCGGTCCGAAAGAAAACCTGGTCTTTGTGGAAGACCCGGCGGAATCAAAGGTGGGTCAGCCGGACCCCTCTCGACCCTGGCTGCCGACGCCGGTCGTAAAAGTATTCGAGCCGCGCCGCGCCAACGCGGAGGGGGTCGGAGAGGTGCCGATAGATCTGATATTTGAAAAGGCGTTGCGGATGAAACCGACGCGCGTGCTTGTTTCGGAAAGCCGATGCCCAAAGACGACCTACTACACGCTTCAGGCGATGAACATAGGTCATCCCGGCTCGATGAGCACTGTGCATGCAGAAAGCCCGGAGGAAGTGCCGCAGCGGCTGTCCGATATGCTTGCGGCGTATCCGGACGGCTCTTACAAAGATTTGACAGCGCGCGCCGGAAAAGTGGCGGCGGTGGAATTGATCGTTTATCTTTCACAGCTTGGTGGTCATAGAAGGATAACCGACGTAGTGGAGGTGCGGCGCGCGGAAGAATCTTTGCCGGCGATTGTGCCTTTGTTTGAATGTGACCTGAAAGGTTTTGCGCCGGGTGAAGAGCCGATAGGCGAACTGAAAGCGTTGGGTAAAACGCCGGGCTTTTTACTTCACCGCAAGCTGAAGTATTTCCTGACGGACAGAGAGAGGGAAGAACTCGGTTTATTTTTCAAGGGGGTGGTCTAA
- a CDS encoding ATP-binding protein, producing the protein MIMKLKASAVGVVKEGATFDVFKFESNESLPPGSYVTTPVNSNSFVLGRVINAFRTASGSMYEASALEQFFEEGRAISLSEPKEPARPGASVHVAGGEVIAQAVGFGENSRRAIYIGESGACSVLLRPEILIRHVFIGGTTGVGKSYTVGIILEELSRLGIPAVVIDSQDEYTNLAQDLSGVVVRPGRDYTVQLSSLTNEEAVALAASLRGTSGYELFNFSFLALKREVAEGRRAEFNLADLLRKMESDAPSLGLDGYQMRMAASRAESSIRRHDFLGVMGKKLDWAGLVKKGLTVNVDCSRLDLLQLQLVTGATLRELQKLRLDKKVPPYVLVLDEAHLLAPEEGESPCKQVIRENVRIGRHYGICVVMVTQNPLDIDKKTISQCNTRFIFALEPDQLSSLQGVKADITEDMFRRIPKMPRGTCLLSGTHETVKHAVTVKVRSDRKTRRRESEGFL; encoded by the coding sequence ATGATAATGAAACTTAAAGCAAGCGCCGTCGGCGTTGTCAAAGAAGGCGCTACGTTTGATGTGTTTAAGTTTGAGTCGAACGAAAGCCTGCCGCCGGGTTCGTATGTTACCACTCCTGTAAATAGTAACTCTTTTGTTTTGGGCCGGGTAATCAACGCTTTCAGGACGGCGTCCGGAAGCATGTATGAAGCAAGCGCATTGGAGCAGTTTTTTGAAGAAGGGAGAGCGATATCCCTGTCCGAGCCTAAAGAACCCGCCCGCCCGGGAGCGTCGGTCCACGTGGCAGGAGGGGAGGTTATAGCGCAGGCGGTGGGGTTTGGTGAAAACAGCCGGCGGGCTATTTATATCGGAGAGTCCGGAGCGTGTAGCGTCTTGCTGAGGCCCGAAATATTGATCCGACATGTGTTTATCGGTGGAACTACCGGCGTCGGAAAATCGTATACTGTGGGGATAATCCTGGAAGAGCTGTCGCGGTTGGGGATACCCGCGGTTGTGATAGACTCCCAGGACGAGTATACAAACCTGGCACAAGACTTAAGCGGCGTAGTTGTAAGACCGGGCCGGGACTATACGGTACAACTGTCTTCTCTTACAAATGAGGAAGCCGTGGCACTGGCGGCGTCTCTGCGCGGTACGTCGGGTTATGAACTCTTCAATTTTTCGTTTCTAGCGCTCAAAAGGGAGGTAGCCGAAGGCCGGAGGGCGGAGTTCAACTTGGCCGACCTCCTGAGAAAGATGGAGTCTGACGCCCCATCCCTCGGGCTGGACGGCTACCAGATGCGGATGGCGGCGTCGCGCGCGGAGTCTTCCATCCGCAGGCACGATTTCCTCGGTGTGATGGGAAAGAAGCTTGACTGGGCCGGACTCGTAAAAAAAGGCTTAACTGTGAATGTAGATTGCTCAAGGCTTGACCTGCTCCAGTTGCAACTGGTGACCGGCGCGACGCTGCGTGAGTTACAGAAACTGCGGTTGGACAAGAAAGTCCCGCCTTACGTTCTGGTATTAGATGAGGCACACCTTTTGGCGCCGGAAGAGGGGGAATCGCCTTGCAAGCAAGTCATCAGAGAAAACGTAAGGATTGGCCGGCACTATGGGATATGCGTCGTAATGGTGACCCAAAACCCGCTGGATATAGATAAAAAGACCATTTCTCAGTGTAACACAAGATTTATATTTGCGCTTGAGCCGGACCAGTTGTCGTCGCTGCAGGGAGTGAAAGCTGACATAACTGAAGATATGTTCAGAAGAATACCGAAGATGCCGAGGGGAACCTGCTTGCTCTCGGGGACTCATGAAACAGTTAAGCACGCCGTAACGGTAAAAGTGCGGTCGGACAGGAAAACGAGGCGCAGGGAAAGCGAGGGGTTTTTATGA
- a CDS encoding prepilin peptidase, which translates to MEGKKEMLGYLVASVFLLAASHIDMLSYRIPNWLNVAGVVAGAALSIKNPGFFMHGLIWGAAFGLFFYFLGVFGAGDAKMLIALGSIVGQDEIFALFLLSITLMALWSIPVRLVKWGFRRTWETEKQGLMFLLLKIKLQRPEIEKLDVAKAPFAPFVLFGYIAVQLAQMFGGDIFAYLQVL; encoded by the coding sequence ATGGAGGGTAAAAAAGAAATGTTGGGATATCTAGTTGCTTCAGTATTTTTACTGGCTGCTTCGCACATAGACATGCTTTCGTACAGAATACCGAACTGGCTGAACGTTGCGGGGGTCGTCGCTGGAGCGGCGCTGAGCATAAAAAACCCGGGCTTTTTTATGCACGGCCTTATATGGGGGGCGGCGTTCGGTTTGTTCTTCTATTTTCTCGGCGTCTTCGGCGCGGGAGACGCGAAGATGCTTATAGCTTTGGGGAGTATCGTAGGGCAGGATGAAATATTCGCCTTGTTTTTATTGTCTATTACGTTAATGGCGCTGTGGTCAATCCCGGTGCGTCTTGTGAAATGGGGGTTCAGGCGCACGTGGGAGACAGAGAAACAGGGTCTTATGTTTCTGTTGCTAAAGATAAAGCTGCAGCGGCCCGAAATAGAGAAGCTCGACGTTGCCAAGGCGCCTTTCGCGCCTTTTGTCTTGTTTGGGTATATCGCGGTTCAATTAGCGCAAATGTTCGGGGGTGATATTTTTGCGTATCTGCAAGTTCTATAA
- a CDS encoding pilus assembly protein, giving the protein MRGEKGSAIISWALLTPLIFFVVFAGFVMIHLNQIRACAAMAARESARDYGINHKESNARRVAWDVLKQEGLLSENAAYPKGGSRNFNADNDVKFTEDGAWVTCVITYRMPNALPLVPRLAAAEDNPSWWPKEFIFKAAGSAKHEYED; this is encoded by the coding sequence GTGCGCGGGGAAAAGGGCTCTGCAATTATATCCTGGGCGCTGCTTACGCCTCTCATCTTTTTTGTTGTTTTCGCCGGCTTCGTCATGATCCACTTGAACCAGATAAGGGCCTGCGCGGCGATGGCCGCGCGCGAATCGGCCCGCGACTACGGGATAAACCACAAAGAGAGCAATGCCCGCCGGGTGGCGTGGGACGTCTTAAAGCAGGAAGGACTGCTATCCGAAAACGCCGCGTACCCAAAAGGGGGAAGCAGGAACTTTAACGCCGACAACGACGTGAAGTTCACGGAGGACGGGGCTTGGGTAACATGCGTGATAACGTACAGGATGCCCAACGCGCTGCCGCTGGTCCCGCGCCTGGCGGCCGCCGAAGACAACCCGTCGTGGTGGCCGAAGGAGTTTATATTTAAGGCGGCGGGGTCGGCGAAGCATGAGTACGAGGATTAA
- a CDS encoding glycosyltransferase family 2 protein, which produces MLSVVVPAYNEEQRLPETLRQLTTYGPVGEIIVVDDGSTDKTFELATKYGATVLRNSVNYGKGYSVRRGALAAKGDVVLFTDADMATPIKDAAMLMKAIRDGSDIAIGSRYMPGSIIHDWSPARRLASKMFALFVRAATGLRYKDTQCGFKMFTKDAAQEIFSRSYEYRFAFDVEVLLLAKSMGFDVAEVPVEWSDAPGSTVKMWGDGSRMLGSVVGLVRRDPAQRFFKKVL; this is translated from the coding sequence ATGCTGAGCGTGGTTGTCCCGGCGTACAACGAGGAACAAAGGCTTCCGGAGACTTTACGGCAGTTAACGACATATGGACCTGTAGGCGAGATAATTGTCGTGGACGATGGTTCAACCGATAAAACGTTTGAATTGGCGACTAAATACGGGGCGACAGTTCTGCGCAATTCGGTAAACTACGGCAAGGGGTACTCGGTGCGCAGGGGCGCGCTAGCCGCAAAGGGCGACGTGGTGTTGTTTACGGACGCCGACATGGCCACGCCGATTAAGGATGCGGCAATGTTGATGAAGGCGATAAGAGACGGCTCGGATATAGCAATCGGGTCAAGGTACATGCCCGGGTCGATTATCCACGACTGGTCGCCGGCGCGCCGGTTGGCAAGCAAGATGTTTGCCTTGTTTGTCCGCGCGGCTACTGGACTGCGGTACAAAGATACGCAGTGCGGTTTTAAGATGTTCACAAAAGACGCGGCGCAAGAGATATTTTCACGTTCTTATGAGTACCGGTTTGCTTTCGACGTAGAGGTGTTGCTGCTGGCTAAAAGCATGGGGTTTGACGTAGCTGAAGTGCCTGTCGAGTGGAGCGACGCGCCGGGTTCAACCGTAAAGATGTGGGGAGACGGAAGCCGGATGCTTGGGTCTGTCGTCGGGCTGGTTCGCAGAGATCCGGCGCAAAGATTTTTTAAAAAAGTTTTATGA
- a CDS encoding peptidase M23 yields the protein MKNQIKSAAKNAAKTIGKAAGRKLLLLLAPYLPVIIMLLIAAALVTTLIAATYAAMTPQRALTGVEPSPEDAAIQQKYENLCSKYNVEDTWLVNRETVEIGQNGKYESSPQDPYYPGQGVGNLHQMVDRYGNDQKLKLKWGMVHATSLYWAYVKNKPGIPDTIREKVAKDIHPYFYYKKSLVEVCGKDGCEMYEVYLLIEAYTIFGHYQYHYEWVTETHGEGENTYTITYERLKDIKTLSEWKRLEQYLKEFYDLKPDDDMALNRIMVVEAGNGFNERKEWLDWLLAQYSPSEYASEAMIPPDLLPYFKEAEQRYGIPWWFLAAVAFKESSFNPQAENPKTHCYGLMQVSPENWQYYAPLLGFDVNLDKNNPRAQIMVGACMLKGLGLKDIDWDGPDWKERTLGVLAFYGGFRGDDALKRCRKEYAEPIWELAERFKSPAAWPVPGHTAISSYFGWRKDPITGELRHHDGIDITAPEGTPVVSISGGVVEHAGWQDPNDHSRGYGMYIKIMDGSHTYVYAHLSSIDVSVGWSVQPGQQVGGVGITGRSTGAHLHFGVLDLERNTWIDPLMVARP from the coding sequence ATGAAGAATCAAATTAAAAGCGCGGCTAAGAACGCGGCTAAAACGATAGGAAAAGCAGCCGGTAGAAAGCTTTTGCTTCTACTTGCTCCTTATTTGCCGGTCATAATAATGTTGCTTATTGCGGCAGCGCTGGTGACTACGCTCATCGCTGCTACATACGCCGCCATGACGCCGCAGAGGGCGCTGACCGGCGTGGAACCGTCGCCGGAAGACGCAGCCATACAGCAGAAGTATGAAAATCTTTGCAGTAAGTATAACGTGGAAGATACCTGGCTCGTCAATAGAGAAACCGTTGAAATCGGCCAAAACGGTAAATATGAAAGTTCCCCCCAAGATCCGTATTACCCCGGCCAAGGCGTAGGGAACCTGCATCAGATGGTGGACCGCTACGGAAACGATCAGAAACTGAAGCTAAAATGGGGCATGGTCCACGCCACGTCGCTGTATTGGGCTTATGTAAAAAATAAGCCTGGAATACCGGATACCATAAGAGAAAAAGTGGCCAAGGACATCCACCCGTACTTCTACTATAAAAAGTCATTAGTGGAGGTATGCGGCAAGGACGGATGCGAAATGTATGAAGTCTACCTTCTTATTGAGGCTTACACCATATTCGGACATTACCAGTATCACTACGAATGGGTGACGGAGACCCATGGTGAAGGCGAAAATACATACACAATAACATACGAACGACTGAAGGATATAAAGACGCTGTCCGAGTGGAAACGCCTGGAGCAATACCTGAAAGAGTTCTATGACTTAAAGCCGGACGACGACATGGCGCTGAACCGCATAATGGTTGTCGAAGCCGGGAATGGCTTCAACGAGCGTAAGGAATGGCTGGACTGGCTGCTGGCGCAGTATTCGCCGTCGGAATACGCCTCGGAAGCGATGATCCCGCCCGACCTGCTTCCCTATTTTAAGGAAGCGGAGCAGCGGTACGGCATACCCTGGTGGTTCCTGGCGGCGGTGGCTTTTAAGGAAAGCAGCTTCAACCCGCAGGCTGAGAACCCCAAGACCCACTGTTACGGGTTGATGCAGGTATCGCCCGAAAACTGGCAGTATTACGCCCCGCTTCTGGGTTTCGACGTAAACCTGGATAAAAACAACCCAAGGGCTCAGATAATGGTGGGGGCGTGCATGTTGAAGGGGTTGGGACTAAAAGACATAGACTGGGACGGTCCGGATTGGAAAGAGCGGACGCTGGGCGTGCTGGCTTTCTACGGGGGATTTCGCGGGGACGACGCGCTGAAAAGGTGCAGAAAAGAGTATGCTGAGCCCATATGGGAGTTGGCGGAACGGTTTAAGAGCCCGGCGGCCTGGCCGGTGCCGGGACACACCGCGATATCATCGTACTTCGGCTGGCGGAAAGACCCGATCACCGGGGAATTAAGGCATCACGACGGGATTGATATCACTGCGCCGGAAGGGACGCCTGTTGTGTCCATATCCGGCGGCGTGGTTGAACACGCCGGGTGGCAGGACCCGAACGACCACAGCCGGGGATACGGAATGTACATAAAAATCATGGACGGCAGCCACACTTATGTCTATGCTCATTTAAGCAGTATTGACGTGTCGGTCGGCTGGTCCGTGCAACCCGGGCAGCAGGTCGGAGGCGTGGGCATCACCGGGCGTTCGACCGGGGCGCACCTGCACTTCGGGGTGCTGGATCTGGAAAGGAACACCTGGATAGACCCGCTGATGGTGGCGAGGCCGTGA